TCCCATTCCCTTAACAGGTATTGGCGTAATGACAGTTGCCACTCTTCCTTCTAATGTTTTTTCTGACACAGATAGGGTTGATTCAGAATTTTTTAGAGGAATTAATATGTAAAAGTTTAATAAAAATACAATAACTGATGATAGTAGAATGGCGATAATTAATACCCAGCCACTACCTAATGATGATAGCGTTTCCCCTAGATAGCCAAAAAGCGAAACAAATGCAATCCAAGGTACAATTAATACTGGATCAATTGGCCCATCAAACTGTAAGATGTCACCAACTAAAAATAAAACAACAGATAAAATAGTACAAAATATTAAAATATAAAAGTACACTTGTTCAATTGATTGTATTCCAAACATCTCTCCCACTCTCCTTCCCACCTTATTATTATTAGTTTACCAATATTTCAATCAAAACAACAGAAAAATCGTATATTTTCCAACCGATATTCGAAAATGGTATAAAAAAGACAAAGGACTTTCCTCCTTTGTCTAAAAAGATTATTCAGTTGATTTTAGTGCTTCAATCATATCCACATGTTTTAATTTTCGATGCATAATTAACATGACAATAAATGAAAATAGAATCGTTAGTAATGCTGAATACACATAACTAATTGGATGAACGGTTGTTGGAAACATCATCATATCAATTTCTGCTGTTTTAAGAACATAACCATGTAAAAGGACCCCTAATACAAATCCTAGTAAAATCCCTAAAACGGTTAAGATATTATTTTCTCTATACACATACATGGTCACTTCTCTATCGTAAAATCCTAATACTTTAATAGTAGATAATTCACGTATACGTTCAGATATATTAATATTGGTTAGATTATACAACACGACAAACGCAAGTAACGCTGCTGAAATAATTAATACCCATACTACGATATTTAAACTAGACATCGTATCATCCATCGTTTTACCTATTTGACTGGTAAAGGAGACATTTGCAGCATAATTACTTTTCATTAATTTATCAGCTAAATTATCTTCTTGTTTGTCACTTAATGACTTATCAAATTTCAGCAATTCCACATTATATTCAGGCTTTTTATTAAACGTTTTTTCAAAATAACTTGGTGTCATGTACACAAAATGCATGGCATAGTTTTCAACAACCTCTTGAACTTTTACCGTCATATCTTTATTGTCTGTATCTCTGATAGTTAATTCATCTCCAGATTTTACATCAAAGAAGTTTGCTAACTTTTCATTGATAATGACTCCATCATTAGATAACGTGTATGTGTCACCAGATTTTCGGTTATTGAATGTAATAAATTCTGCTAACCTCTTCTCTTGCTGCGGAACATCCACTGTCACTTCTCGACTTATGTATCCTTTTTTGACAACGGTCATATTGTGTTGAGATAGAGTCAAACTTGTTTTAATCTGACTATCATCTGCTTTTATTTTCTCATAATTTTCTTTTTCTTGAGTCGTACTATCTTCATTAATGGTTACTGTCGCATCATAATGCCATATTTTATTAAACTGAAGATTAACAATATCACCGATTGAATCTTTCAATCCAAATCCAGTTAAAATCATTGCTGTACAGCCTGCTATCCCTAAGACTGTCATCAACATACGTTGTTTATAACGAAATAGATTTCTAGCTGTTACTTTTTGATTAAAACTAAATTTAGACCATAACCAAGATATTCTTTCTAATAAAATACGTTTACCTGGTTTAGGTGCTTTGGGTCTCATCAATGTAGCTGGAGTACTCAATAAATCAACTCTTAATACAAGAAGTGATGCTAATAACGTACAAAGTAAAGCTACTATAATTGATTGAATGGTGTAACTTGGATAATGAGTAATAATCACAGATGGCAAATTATACATACTACCATATGCATCAAAAATGACAGTTGGAAATAAATAATAACCTATTGCCAGTCCAATTAAACTTCCAATAATACTGGCTGTTGTAGAGTAAACAATATATTTTTGTGAAATTTCCCAATTTGTATAACCTAAGGCTTTTAGTGTTCCTATCTCTCCACGCTTTTCATCCACCATACGTGTCATAGTTGTTAAAGAAATAAGAGCAGCTATCATAAAGAAAAATACTGGAAATACTGTGGCGATGGAAGAAATCCGATCAGCATTATCTTGAAATTCTGCATAAGAAGGATTATCTTCTCTTGAAAAATAATGATAAGTTGGTGCTTTTAAGTCATCAATGGTTTGTTGATTTTTTGCTAATTCTTCTTTTGACTCTACTAATTTTTGTTCTTCTTGTTCTATTTTTTTCTTTTCTTCATTTAATGTATTACTAGCTTCTTCTAGTGTTTTTTCCTGTACTTCATCTACAGGTAATCCTTGCTGTTTTGCTGTTTCGATTAACTGTTTATTATCATTTAATTCTTTTTCTTTTTCAGCTAATTGTTTTTTTCCATTTGTTAATTGTGTCTCGCCATCAGTTATCTGTGTTTTAGCTTTAGCTAATGACTCATTTGCTTCTTTTTTCATTGCTTCTAGTTGTTCTGATGGGCGATTTTTCAAAGTATTTTTTAAATTTTTGACATCTGTATCATAGTAGTTATTATAAGCTTTACTATAACTTGCTGTCTTTTCAGTATTAACATATTTAATATACGCTTCTGTGTAAACGGGTAACGTAAATACCTCTTCTTTTATATAACCAAAATAATCAATGGTTCCTTTACCAACTGTTGTATAGCCTCTGGAAACTTTATCTATATACATAGGACTATTCACAAATCCAACAACTTTATAACTAGTTTGTGAGACACTTTTGCTATCATCTAACTGAATTGTTAACGTATCACCGATTTTATAAAATTGATTGTCTTGTACTTGAGTATCAAGTGCCATTTCATTATCTTTTTCTGGTAATTTTCCTTTTACAAGGACTGGTTTGTTAAGTTCATTTTTTCTAGATTCATAGGACATTAATTTTAAGACATGATTATTTTCTTTTGTAAGAACATCTAAACTATATGACGGTTCAACTGTTTGGACAGTCTTGTCTTCCTTGATTAATTCAATGTCTTTGTCTTCTAATCCTGTTGTTGACACAAGTTTTGTATCCATTAATTTATAGTCTTTATAATAATTATCTGCTGTATTTAACATGTCAGGGCCTGTTGCTTTAATACCTGCGTAAAATCCAACACCTAACATAATAATTAATAGGATTGAGATAAATCTCGCCTTAGATTGATACATTTCTCGAAAAGTAGATGTCCATAATGCTTTTTTCTTTTTCATTTAGCTGAACCTCCCTTTACCATTCTAACTCGCTGGCTTTTACTGGATGGTCATTTTTTTCAATACTTCTTACTTTTGCATCATTGATTCTAATAACGCGATCGGCCATTTTTGCAATTTCTGAATTGTGTGTAATCACAATCACAGTTGTACCATATTTTCGGCAAGTTTCTTCCAAAATAGCCAATATATGCTTACCTGTTTCAAAATCCAAAGCTCCAGTAGGTTCATCACATAACAATAATTTAGGATTTTTAGCTAGTGCTCTAGCAATGGCTACACGTTGCTGTTCACCTCCAGATAATTGAGCAGGAAAATTATCTTTACGATGATCCAATTGAACCATCTCAATCACACTATCGACATCTAATGCCTTTGGTGAGACTTGTGATGCTAACTCAACATTTTCTTTAGCCGTTAAGTTAGGTACCAAATTATAAAATTGAAAAACAAATCCTACATCTACACGACGATACTTTGTCAATTCCTTTGCATTGAATGTTGCAATATCTGTTTCATCCACAATAACTTGACCTTCATTACAACTATCCATACCACCTAAAATATTTAAAACAGTTGATTTTCCTGCGCCACTTGGTCCTAGTATTACAACAAACTCACCTTTCTCAATTGAAAAATTAATATCATTATTCGCAACAATGATACTATCTCCCATTTTATAACGTTTATACACATTCTTTAATTCCACATAACTCATCTAATCCCTCCTTTTTTCTCACTTATTATTGTAACAAAAGATGGATTATTTAAACATTCATAACATAAAAAAACAGAACGCTTTTTCTTTTTATGGTAATATCATATAATGACAAGCAACTACAAAAAAGGAGTACAACATGACTAAGAAAAACAAGAATAAAAAATCATCACCTATTCAATATATCATTGGGTTAGTGATTTGTATTATATTGGTAGTAGCAGGTGTAAAATCACCTGAAACATTAATGGCGTTTTTACCATTTGAGCAAAATCATTCTGTCACAAAAAATGAACACACTAATAGCTCAATTCAAAAGGATAATCCAGGTCCAGTTGAACATGGTAAAGCAAAGTTTACAGCAGAAGAATTGAGAAATAGTTCAAAAGGATGGATAGAATATGGCAAATTAGATAAACTTGGTAGACCAACTACTGCCAATGCCCTTATTAAACCCAATATGGTCAATACAGGCACATCTGCTAACCAAAGTATTCGTCCTCCTGGTTTTATTTCTGGTTTAGAACCTCATAACCATTCGCGTGGCCATTTGATTGGAAGACAACTTGGCGGAACGGGCGACAAGTTAGAAAACTTGGTCACGCTATATCAAAATCCAGTTAACACTCCCTTCATGACAAAATATGAAAATATGGTTCGAAAAGCTGCTGATGATGGGGAAACAATTCGATATCGAGTGAAGCCGGTGTATAATGGAAAAGAACCTATGCCTATTGCAGTCGATATAGAAGGTAAAGGTTTAAGTAAACAATCAAACATTGATTTTTATGTCACAATTGAAAACAAACAATAATGGAGTTGAGGTTAATGGAGACGTTTAAACAACTAGCACTAATGA
This genomic stretch from Vagococcus sp. CY52-2 harbors:
- a CDS encoding ABC transporter permease yields the protein MKKKKALWTSTFREMYQSKARFISILLIIMLGVGFYAGIKATGPDMLNTADNYYKDYKLMDTKLVSTTGLEDKDIELIKEDKTVQTVEPSYSLDVLTKENNHVLKLMSYESRKNELNKPVLVKGKLPEKDNEMALDTQVQDNQFYKIGDTLTIQLDDSKSVSQTSYKVVGFVNSPMYIDKVSRGYTTVGKGTIDYFGYIKEEVFTLPVYTEAYIKYVNTEKTASYSKAYNNYYDTDVKNLKNTLKNRPSEQLEAMKKEANESLAKAKTQITDGETQLTNGKKQLAEKEKELNDNKQLIETAKQQGLPVDEVQEKTLEEASNTLNEEKKKIEQEEQKLVESKEELAKNQQTIDDLKAPTYHYFSREDNPSYAEFQDNADRISSIATVFPVFFFMIAALISLTTMTRMVDEKRGEIGTLKALGYTNWEISQKYIVYSTTASIIGSLIGLAIGYYLFPTVIFDAYGSMYNLPSVIITHYPSYTIQSIIVALLCTLLASLLVLRVDLLSTPATLMRPKAPKPGKRILLERISWLWSKFSFNQKVTARNLFRYKQRMLMTVLGIAGCTAMILTGFGLKDSIGDIVNLQFNKIWHYDATVTINEDSTTQEKENYEKIKADDSQIKTSLTLSQHNMTVVKKGYISREVTVDVPQQEKRLAEFITFNNRKSGDTYTLSNDGVIINEKLANFFDVKSGDELTIRDTDNKDMTVKVQEVVENYAMHFVYMTPSYFEKTFNKKPEYNVELLKFDKSLSDKQEDNLADKLMKSNYAANVSFTSQIGKTMDDTMSSLNIVVWVLIISAALLAFVVLYNLTNINISERIRELSTIKVLGFYDREVTMYVYRENNILTVLGILLGFVLGVLLHGYVLKTAEIDMMMFPTTVHPISYVYSALLTILFSFIVMLIMHRKLKHVDMIEALKSTE
- a CDS encoding ABC transporter ATP-binding protein, which produces MSYVELKNVYKRYKMGDSIIVANNDINFSIEKGEFVVILGPSGAGKSTVLNILGGMDSCNEGQVIVDETDIATFNAKELTKYRRVDVGFVFQFYNLVPNLTAKENVELASQVSPKALDVDSVIEMVQLDHRKDNFPAQLSGGEQQRVAIARALAKNPKLLLCDEPTGALDFETGKHILAILEETCRKYGTTVIVITHNSEIAKMADRVIRINDAKVRSIEKNDHPVKASELEW
- a CDS encoding DNA/RNA non-specific endonuclease, which encodes MTKKNKNKKSSPIQYIIGLVICIILVVAGVKSPETLMAFLPFEQNHSVTKNEHTNSSIQKDNPGPVEHGKAKFTAEELRNSSKGWIEYGKLDKLGRPTTANALIKPNMVNTGTSANQSIRPPGFISGLEPHNHSRGHLIGRQLGGTGDKLENLVTLYQNPVNTPFMTKYENMVRKAADDGETIRYRVKPVYNGKEPMPIAVDIEGKGLSKQSNIDFYVTIENKQ